The Deltaproteobacteria bacterium region CTTGTCCACGTCAAACTCCTCCCGCAGAAGCTTGAGCATCTCCGGGTTCAACTCGAAGGAATAACCCCTGGCCTCATATAACTCTTTCATGCCGCCACCTTTCATGCTCCTGACGCGGGGAAGGTAATGGTAAGGGCGTCTTCAAGGCAGACCTCGATGCAGTCGTTGCACCCGGTGCACTTGTCGCGGAAAGGCGCAAAGACCATGTAAACCCCAGGCTCCCTGGGATTCGTCTCCATCCCCCTTTCCACCTTGATGGCCCGGACCGCGAAGACCGCCTGCGGACAGGCCAGCAA contains the following coding sequences:
- a CDS encoding 4Fe-4S ferredoxin, whose product is MTAAPRYPAIEIDASKCATPFDCKKCLLACPQAVFAVRAIKVERGMETNPREPGVYMVFAPFRDKCTGCNDCIEVCLEDALTITFPASGA